A region of Nostoc sp. 'Peltigera membranacea cyanobiont' N6 DNA encodes the following proteins:
- a CDS encoding putative bifunctional diguanylate cyclase/phosphodiesterase has protein sequence MTLNHNLYLYSFLANFGWFKKSYTAKIMLVAFLGTHVPLLTLLLSFVISNSYSLEMAVQVMIVALLATLVGTAATLYALNHLLKPVILTSAALQNYLNTKTLPELPTEFADEAGTLMADTSQTLHKLDELIHYITNYDELTGLPNRELFCDRLHQILSQPENNQRLIAVFVLSIDDFIGISHGLDHQITNLLLRAVAQRLSTCITQTDILAHFKGDEFALARIDINSLESVIKLSQVLLSTLNKPFFLEGNSIHITASIGITINNLTEPNTVNHVLQQAHIALYQSKQKGRSQYQFYSPEINAQLQERLTLEKELHGALERGEMLVYYQPLIELHSGKVTAMEALIRWQHPTLGLVSPAKFIPIAETNGAIVAIGEWVLRTACVQTRAWQLAGFTPIRISVNLSSRQFEQPYLVEIVNQILEETGLEASSLELEVTESFLMADIDRSVHILKQLRELGICLALDDFGTGYSSLNYLKRFPVNMLKIDQSFVQDVMSNPDSAAVTDAIIALAKSLRLKITAEGVETQEQLEYLQIRGCDEGQGYYFSRPVPADMIAPMLQKSSQQMEGIAAVNTLGLRIFDTDSTYAKS, from the coding sequence ATGACGCTAAATCACAACCTTTACTTGTATTCGTTCCTAGCTAATTTTGGATGGTTTAAGAAAAGTTACACCGCTAAAATCATGTTGGTGGCTTTTTTGGGTACTCATGTACCACTTCTGACCTTACTTTTGAGTTTCGTCATTTCAAACTCCTATTCCTTGGAAATGGCGGTGCAAGTTATGATTGTTGCTCTATTGGCGACGTTAGTGGGTACAGCCGCTACCCTCTATGCGCTAAACCATCTCCTCAAACCGGTCATTTTGACATCTGCGGCATTACAAAACTATCTGAACACCAAAACACTACCTGAGTTACCCACAGAATTTGCTGATGAAGCGGGTACGTTGATGGCGGATACCTCACAAACTCTTCACAAATTAGATGAGTTAATTCACTACATCACTAATTATGACGAACTGACTGGATTGCCCAATCGCGAGCTATTCTGCGATCGCCTCCATCAGATTTTATCCCAACCTGAAAACAACCAACGTCTTATAGCTGTATTTGTGTTAAGCATTGATGATTTCATTGGTATAAGTCATGGGTTAGATCATCAAATAACAAATTTGTTGTTAAGAGCAGTTGCCCAGAGATTATCAACCTGCATAACACAAACAGATATTCTTGCTCATTTTAAAGGAGATGAATTTGCCCTTGCCCGAATCGACATTAATTCTTTGGAAAGTGTAATTAAGTTATCTCAAGTGTTATTGAGTACCCTAAATAAACCCTTTTTTTTAGAGGGTAACTCGATTCATATCACTGCCAGCATCGGCATCACAATTAATAACCTAACCGAGCCTAATACTGTAAATCATGTCTTACAACAGGCTCATATAGCGCTGTACCAGTCAAAGCAGAAAGGGCGGAGCCAATATCAATTCTATTCGCCGGAAATCAATGCTCAGTTGCAGGAGCGACTGACTTTAGAAAAAGAATTACATGGAGCGCTTGAACGTGGCGAAATGCTGGTTTATTATCAACCTCTAATTGAGTTACATAGCGGAAAAGTTACAGCTATGGAAGCCTTGATTCGCTGGCAGCATCCTACATTAGGTTTGGTTTCTCCAGCAAAATTTATTCCCATTGCAGAAACCAATGGTGCGATTGTAGCAATTGGTGAATGGGTCTTACGAACTGCTTGCGTCCAAACCCGTGCTTGGCAGCTTGCAGGATTTACCCCAATTCGGATATCTGTGAATCTGTCATCTCGACAGTTTGAACAACCCTATCTGGTTGAGATCGTCAACCAAATTCTTGAGGAAACTGGACTTGAAGCATCTTCATTGGAACTAGAAGTGACAGAAAGCTTCTTGATGGCTGATATCGATCGTTCAGTTCATATCTTAAAACAATTACGAGAACTGGGTATCTGCTTGGCTCTAGACGATTTTGGTACTGGTTATTCCTCCCTGAATTATTTGAAACGCTTTCCTGTGAATATGCTCAAGATCGATCAGTCATTTGTACAGGATGTCATGTCTAATCCTGATAGCGCCGCCGTCACCGATGCGATTATTGCCCTAGCAAAGAGCCTCCGCTTGAAAATCACAGCAGAGGGTGTGGAAACCCAAGAACAGCTTGAATACTTGCAAATACGTGGATGTGATGAAGGTCAAGGTTACTACTTCAGTCGTCCTGTTCCTGCTGATATGATTGCCCCGATGTTGCAGAAAAGTTCTCAGCAGATGGAGGGAATTGCAGCAGTCAATACCCTTGGTTTAAGGATTTTTGATACTGACAGTACTTACGCAAAATCATGA
- a CDS encoding LuxR C-terminal-related transcriptional regulator, whose protein sequence is MIALQALFHAIAQAKDRETLRSHISAEMSEYFSATRGGLFFFAQIPLANSKLQKALQIALSPQHNPVARYLLEHHAPVHEALVVEPKTWRLICPRADRWHVMAGPIVSNGQLVGVVGFTRQQGMPAFDSQNLTDLSALCLHISTWVAMARLQQPLLQTKRLTPREMQIASLVAQGQTNAEISAELWITENSVKQALKRMFRKLEVSSRTQMVAKLSTVSK, encoded by the coding sequence ATGATTGCCTTACAAGCTCTATTTCATGCAATTGCTCAAGCTAAAGATCGAGAGACATTGCGATCGCACATATCCGCAGAAATGAGTGAATATTTTTCAGCTACACGAGGTGGGCTGTTTTTCTTTGCTCAAATCCCTCTAGCTAACAGCAAGCTCCAAAAAGCGCTGCAAATTGCACTATCACCCCAACACAATCCAGTTGCACGCTACTTGCTAGAACACCATGCCCCTGTTCATGAAGCTTTAGTAGTAGAACCGAAGACGTGGAGGTTGATTTGTCCTCGTGCCGATCGCTGGCACGTCATGGCAGGGCCAATTGTCAGCAATGGGCAGTTAGTAGGTGTGGTAGGTTTTACCCGTCAGCAAGGAATGCCTGCATTTGATTCACAAAATCTTACAGATTTGAGTGCGCTTTGTCTGCACATTTCTACTTGGGTAGCAATGGCGAGATTACAACAACCACTATTACAGACAAAGCGTTTAACACCTCGTGAAATGCAAATTGCTTCCTTGGTGGCTCAAGGACAAACAAATGCAGAAATTAGTGCTGAACTTTGGATTACTGAAAACTCTGTCAAGCAAGCTTTAAAAAGGATGTTTCGCAAGCTTGAGGTTTCATCTCGGACTCAGATGGTTGCAAAGCTTTCCACAGTTTCAAAATAA
- the hpnA gene encoding hopanoid-associated sugar epimerase, with the protein MPVFVTGGTGFIGAHLVRLLLQQGYDVKALVRSSSNLENLRGLDVEIIKGDLNDPNLWQQMRGCQYLFHVAAHYSLWQTDRELLHHNNVLGTRNVLAAASKAGIERTVYTSSVAAIGVGSFGQVVDETHQSPLEKLVGDYKKSKFLAELEAMQAVARGQEVVIVNPSSPIGALDIKPTPTGDIILRFLRRQMPFYLDTGLNFIDVRDVAWGHLLALQRGKSGDRYILGHQNLSLKELLEQLAEIAGLIAPQRTVPAWLPLSVAWVDEKILAPLGKSPSVPLDGVRMAKQPMYYDAAKAVRELGLPQSSLRAALKDAVDWFVAQGYVK; encoded by the coding sequence ATGCCAGTTTTTGTTACAGGGGGTACGGGTTTTATTGGTGCCCACTTGGTACGGTTGCTCTTACAACAAGGATATGATGTCAAAGCGCTAGTCCGCTCAAGCAGCAACCTGGAGAATCTCCGCGGTTTGGATGTGGAAATTATCAAAGGCGATTTGAACGATCCAAATCTCTGGCAACAGATGAGAGGTTGTCAATACCTATTTCACGTTGCAGCCCATTATTCTCTGTGGCAAACAGACCGAGAGTTACTTCACCACAACAATGTTCTGGGTACGCGCAATGTGTTAGCAGCAGCTAGCAAAGCTGGAATTGAGCGTACCGTTTATACTAGTTCAGTAGCAGCTATTGGGGTAGGATCGTTTGGTCAAGTGGTCGATGAAACACATCAGAGTCCCTTAGAAAAGTTGGTGGGTGACTACAAAAAGTCTAAGTTTCTGGCGGAACTTGAAGCCATGCAAGCTGTTGCTAGAGGTCAAGAGGTAGTTATTGTCAATCCTAGCAGCCCCATTGGAGCGTTGGATATCAAACCGACTCCGACAGGTGATATAATCTTACGGTTTTTACGACGGCAAATGCCCTTTTATTTAGATACTGGTCTGAATTTTATCGATGTGCGGGATGTGGCGTGGGGGCATTTACTGGCTTTGCAACGGGGGAAGTCAGGCGATCGCTATATCTTAGGTCATCAAAATTTAAGTCTCAAAGAACTACTCGAACAACTTGCCGAGATTGCAGGTTTGATAGCACCTCAACGAACAGTACCCGCTTGGTTGCCCCTTAGTGTTGCCTGGGTTGATGAAAAGATTCTCGCCCCCTTGGGGAAATCGCCCTCAGTGCCATTGGATGGCGTGCGGATGGCGAAACAGCCTATGTATTATGATGCTGCAAAGGCTGTACGAGAGTTGGGTCTACCTCAATCTTCGTTGAGAGCAGCACTCAAAGATGCTGTGGATTGGTTTGTTGCTCAGGGCTATGTTAAATGA
- a CDS encoding sulfurtransferase gives MSQYAHPSVLVDTQWLENHLNDPNVRIIEVNMSPELYKNAHIPGAVFWNIFTDLLLPDLKMNVDAIAFEKLMARSGITNNTTVVAYGTYPGTGAWIFWFLQVFGHENIRVLNGGYQKWKSEDRPLATEFSTFPITDYRAKATDASLRVLHDEVKASIAKSNVYEGLNLRVLLDVRTLQEYSGEWFFDRPPKAGEITGHIPGAVHLEHILTLNEDGTFKSFNELKNLYHSKGITPDKEVFPYCAIGGRSGYIWFVLKYLLGYPNVRNYDGSWNEWSRLPNITEKLK, from the coding sequence ATGTCTCAATACGCCCATCCATCCGTTCTCGTTGATACCCAATGGTTGGAAAATCATCTCAACGATCCAAACGTCCGTATCATTGAAGTGAATATGAGTCCAGAACTGTACAAAAATGCTCACATACCTGGTGCTGTTTTCTGGAACATCTTTACAGACTTACTATTGCCCGATTTAAAGATGAATGTAGATGCGATCGCTTTTGAGAAGCTGATGGCACGTTCAGGCATCACTAATAACACAACAGTAGTTGCTTATGGCACTTATCCTGGAACCGGAGCCTGGATTTTTTGGTTTTTGCAAGTCTTTGGGCATGAAAATATCCGAGTTCTCAATGGCGGCTACCAGAAATGGAAGTCAGAAGATCGTCCACTAGCAACTGAGTTTTCCACGTTTCCTATCACTGATTACCGTGCCAAAGCTACTGATGCTAGTCTTAGGGTATTACATGATGAAGTTAAAGCATCAATTGCTAAAAGTAATGTCTACGAGGGGCTAAACCTACGTGTGTTGTTAGATGTCCGAACACTTCAAGAATACTCTGGTGAGTGGTTTTTCGATCGGCCACCAAAAGCAGGCGAAATTACTGGACATATTCCAGGAGCAGTGCATCTTGAGCATATCTTAACTCTCAATGAGGATGGAACTTTTAAATCATTCAATGAATTGAAAAATCTTTATCACAGTAAGGGCATTACGCCTGATAAGGAAGTATTTCCCTACTGTGCGATCGGTGGGCGTTCGGGATATATCTGGTTTGTCTTGAAGTATTTATTGGGCTATCCAAACGTTCGGAATTACGATGGCTCTTGGAATGAGTGGAGTCGTCTACCTAATATAACTGAGAAACTAAAGTAA
- a CDS encoding alpha/beta fold hydrolase, producing the protein MFQPLGFEQRSINTSLGRMVYYTASGSLWQDNITAKDDRETLVFLHGFGGGSSAYEWSKVYPAFAAEYRVIAPDLLGWGRSEHPERNYNIDDYLTAIREFIEQTCTGPVTAIASSLTAAFTIRVAAAHPDLFKSLILTTPAGLSDFGENYSRSFFAQLVSVPIVDRLIYSTGVATSGGIRSFLEQRQFAKANRVYQEIVDAYLQSAQQPNAEYAALSFVRGDLCFDLSLYIQQLTTPTAIIWGQKSEFTGPAIGRRLAEMNPQAIRFFQELEDVGLTPQLEVPAVTIGLIRQFLPLLN; encoded by the coding sequence ATGTTTCAACCACTAGGTTTTGAACAACGCTCCATAAATACCTCACTAGGTAGAATGGTATATTACACTGCCTCCGGCTCACTTTGGCAGGACAATATAACGGCCAAAGACGACCGGGAAACTTTGGTGTTCCTGCACGGTTTTGGTGGCGGTTCTTCTGCTTATGAGTGGTCAAAAGTTTATCCGGCTTTTGCTGCTGAATATCGGGTTATTGCGCCCGATTTGCTCGGTTGGGGTAGGTCTGAGCATCCTGAACGGAATTATAATATTGACGATTATTTGACCGCGATTCGGGAGTTTATCGAGCAGACTTGTACAGGTCCTGTAACTGCGATCGCTTCTTCTTTGACCGCAGCCTTTACAATTCGAGTAGCAGCAGCTCATCCTGATTTGTTCAAGTCTTTAATTCTCACTACGCCCGCCGGACTTTCCGACTTTGGTGAAAACTATTCGCGTAGCTTTTTTGCTCAGTTAGTCAGCGTTCCCATTGTTGACCGTTTAATTTACAGCACTGGGGTGGCCACCAGTGGGGGTATTCGCAGTTTCTTAGAGCAACGGCAATTTGCTAAGGCTAATCGAGTGTACCAAGAAATCGTAGATGCTTATTTACAATCCGCCCAACAGCCTAATGCTGAGTATGCAGCACTCTCCTTTGTCCGTGGCGATTTATGCTTTGATTTATCCCTTTACATTCAACAGCTGACCACGCCCACCGCCATTATTTGGGGACAAAAATCAGAATTTACCGGGCCAGCAATTGGTCGCCGCCTTGCCGAAATGAATCCCCAAGCAATCCGATTTTTTCAAGAGTTGGAAGATGTGGGGTTAACACCACAGTTGGAAGTACCAGCAGTCACAATTGGTTTAATTCGCCAATTTTTGCCTTTGCTGAATTAG
- the hpnH gene encoding adenosyl-hopene transferase HpnH has product MAVNIQQAMDIGKYLVTQRLKGRKRFPLVLMLEPLFRCNLACTGCGKIQHPKEILKQNLTPEQCFTAVEECGAPVVSIPGGEPLLHPQIDEIVQGLIERKKYIYLCTNGLLLEKSLDKFQPSPYLTFSVHLDGMRELHDRCVDRQGVFDIAVKAIRAAKAKGFRVTTNTTIFEGTEPKDMQEFFDFLETLNTDGMMISPGYSYEWAPDQDHFLHREQTRTLFRQILAPYKAGEKSWNFNHNPLFLDFLTGEKDYECTPWGSPSYSVLGWQKPCYLLNEGYYSTFKELLAQTDWSQYGQKSGNPKCADCMVHCGYEPTAAMDAMQPQNMARALGSVFGRN; this is encoded by the coding sequence ATGGCAGTTAATATACAACAAGCTATGGATATCGGGAAGTATCTGGTTACTCAGCGTTTGAAAGGACGTAAACGCTTCCCCTTAGTATTGATGTTGGAACCTCTTTTTCGCTGTAATCTAGCCTGTACTGGTTGTGGTAAAATCCAACATCCCAAGGAAATTTTAAAGCAAAATCTCACCCCAGAACAGTGCTTTACCGCAGTGGAAGAATGTGGCGCACCGGTTGTCTCAATTCCTGGGGGAGAACCTCTGCTACATCCCCAGATCGATGAGATTGTTCAGGGATTAATTGAGCGCAAGAAATATATTTACTTGTGTACCAATGGTTTGTTGTTAGAAAAAAGTCTGGATAAGTTTCAACCTTCCCCTTACCTGACTTTTAGCGTGCATTTAGATGGAATGCGCGAGTTGCACGATCGCTGTGTCGATCGCCAAGGTGTTTTTGATATTGCTGTCAAAGCCATTCGTGCGGCTAAAGCTAAAGGCTTTCGTGTCACCACTAACACCACTATCTTTGAGGGGACTGAACCTAAAGATATGCAGGAGTTCTTCGACTTTTTGGAAACCCTAAATACTGACGGGATGATGATTTCTCCCGGCTACAGTTACGAGTGGGCACCAGATCAAGATCATTTTCTCCACCGCGAACAAACCCGCACCCTCTTCCGGCAAATTCTGGCTCCTTACAAAGCTGGTGAAAAAAGCTGGAACTTTAATCACAATCCACTGTTCCTAGATTTTCTCACTGGTGAGAAGGACTACGAATGCACGCCTTGGGGTAGCCCTAGCTATAGCGTTCTCGGTTGGCAAAAACCTTGCTATTTGCTGAACGAAGGTTATTACTCTACCTTCAAGGAATTACTGGCACAAACTGATTGGAGTCAATACGGCCAGAAGAGTGGTAATCCCAAGTGTGCCGATTGTATGGTTCACTGCGGCTACGAACCCACCGCCGCAATGGATGCAATGCAACCGCAAAATATGGCGCGTGCCCTTGGCAGTGTATTTGGCAGGAACTAG
- a CDS encoding DUF6220 domain-containing protein — protein MTGNSGIDDTQISGRWIQISFFIAVVFFNLCLATQLFSVGLAYFYNSDWWNLHIWLVRGYGGLSLILLIWVFLMPFPPRVQRLTATIPVLLGLQFLTIHLKTSFPLGVFHPLIGFSLFSISTTLVHRTSHIVFPNHNQD, from the coding sequence ATGACTGGAAATTCTGGCATTGATGATACACAGATATCCGGGCGCTGGATTCAAATCAGTTTTTTTATCGCAGTAGTGTTTTTCAATCTCTGTTTAGCAACCCAACTATTTAGTGTTGGACTGGCTTACTTTTACAACTCTGATTGGTGGAACCTACATATTTGGCTGGTGCGAGGATATGGCGGACTCTCACTAATTTTGTTGATATGGGTGTTTTTGATGCCATTTCCCCCAAGAGTCCAGCGCCTGACAGCAACTATTCCAGTGCTGCTGGGACTGCAATTTCTCACAATTCACTTGAAGACTTCTTTTCCTTTAGGAGTCTTCCATCCACTTATCGGCTTTTCTTTATTTTCTATTTCCACAACCCTAGTTCATCGGACATCACACATCGTATTTCCCAACCACAACCAAGACTAA
- a CDS encoding phosphorylase family protein, whose translation MPNFLSINTILVPQGAEYKAVCRGLRGGNGSMPTVGAIPVGMKPLLKYLQQAQVLAPKSRVLIMGICGSLSDRYPVGDIVLYQDCVYQGKRQECDRTFTTQLHSYIPEKVSLVKSLTSDRVIWSAAEKRHLGETLAADVVDMEGFTALEFFNAIGVAVAMVRVVSDNCQHDIPNLTSAINSDGSLNPFPLAMGMLRQPLAATRLIRGSLTALKTLEQVTNLLFSGNQLG comes from the coding sequence GTGCCTAATTTTTTGTCTATCAACACAATTTTGGTACCTCAAGGAGCAGAATATAAAGCTGTGTGTCGCGGATTAAGGGGCGGAAATGGTTCTATGCCAACGGTAGGAGCCATACCTGTTGGGATGAAGCCTTTGCTCAAATATCTGCAACAAGCACAAGTTCTGGCTCCAAAATCTAGGGTGCTAATTATGGGTATATGTGGCAGCTTGAGCGATCGCTATCCAGTTGGCGATATTGTGCTGTATCAAGATTGTGTTTATCAGGGGAAGCGGCAAGAATGCGATCGCACTTTCACAACTCAATTGCACTCGTATATACCAGAAAAAGTATCTTTAGTCAAGTCACTGACAAGCGATCGCGTAATTTGGTCTGCTGCCGAAAAACGCCATTTGGGTGAAACTTTGGCGGCTGATGTTGTTGATATGGAAGGATTTACTGCCCTAGAGTTTTTCAATGCAATTGGAGTTGCAGTGGCAATGGTGCGAGTAGTCAGTGACAATTGTCAGCACGATATCCCCAATCTCACATCAGCAATTAACTCTGATGGCTCTCTAAACCCTTTTCCTTTAGCGATGGGAATGCTTCGACAACCCCTTGCTGCTACTCGGCTGATTAGAGGTTCATTAACAGCATTAAAGACATTAGAGCAAGTTACAAATCTGCTCTTTTCTGGCAATCAATTGGGATAA
- a CDS encoding efflux RND transporter permease subunit: MVNFHNSKSARELFNISKLAIQFSWLTVSFWIAVTVAGILAFSSLKYALFPDITFPVVVVNATAPLTTALDTEAKLTKPLEERLRSLEGLENIRSSTYPSQTAVSLSFAVGTNLETSTKKVETALKQLTLPQGATSKIIPLNLNESAAISYAIESSTRNLTDLTKLAQDEIVSAIAKLPGVLKVSLLGAATAIPLNPSNVSPAAIPQAGATLVRFNGQDALAFQVIKRGSANTLEVVSRVEKEVQRLRSTLKDVKLTLAATQAEYIRQATQSTIDALLEAVLLSIVVIFPFLWNWRATLISALAIPTSLLATFIVMAIFGFNLETITLLALALVIGSIVDDAIVDVENIMRHIEDGETPRQAALLATNEIGLTVTAATLTAVAVFLPIGLMGGVIGQFFKPFGITVSAAMLASMLVARTLSPVLAIYWLKPKSSLSPRQEAKIWVAFTQAYKNLLSWSLNHRKIVIGLAVLSFIAGIALIPLIPKGFIPKLDRGEFNIAYTAPLPSIPDLGRGGQGGQGGQGGQGGQGGQGGQGGQGGQGGQGGQGGQGSNNNIPNPQSPIPNPQSPIPNPQSPIPNPQSPIPNPLNDSLQVAKKLEDVVRKSPAVETVFTTVGSREGEPNKGTLYIKLKEDRAIATGELQDQLRSSLPILPGVTTSVEDIQFVDSGGQKPLQIALSGDDLQALSKAVKAIKERIQRLPGFADVTVTGETNPQGKVVQIERLNNQRVAYVSANLGKDLSLGDATDKVVAEAKAVLPSNVSLDLGGDSANQGEVFSSFGSTLALSALCIVVVLFLLFKTWVDPLVIGVSLPLALVGAMLALLITKSDFGMISLIGFVFLLGLANKNAILLVDYINQLRNAGTERTEAILNTGIVRLRPIMMTTASTILGMLPIALGLGAGSELRSPMAVAIAGGLVTSTILSLIVVPVVYTVLDDWFPRFKKRGTA; the protein is encoded by the coding sequence ATGGTAAATTTTCATAACTCCAAATCCGCACGAGAACTCTTCAATATTTCCAAATTGGCGATTCAATTTTCGTGGCTGACGGTGAGTTTTTGGATTGCCGTAACGGTAGCTGGTATTCTGGCTTTCAGTTCTCTCAAGTATGCTTTGTTTCCAGATATTACCTTTCCAGTTGTGGTTGTGAATGCTACAGCCCCACTGACAACTGCCCTGGATACAGAGGCGAAGCTTACCAAACCGTTGGAAGAACGCCTCCGTTCTCTAGAAGGACTGGAGAATATCCGCTCATCCACCTATCCAAGTCAAACAGCCGTTAGCCTTTCTTTTGCCGTTGGTACGAATTTAGAAACATCGACTAAAAAGGTGGAAACTGCCCTCAAACAGTTGACTTTGCCTCAAGGAGCGACTTCTAAAATTATTCCTCTGAATCTGAACGAGTCAGCCGCCATTAGCTATGCCATTGAGAGTTCCACGCGAAATCTGACAGATTTGACAAAGTTGGCACAAGACGAGATTGTAAGTGCGATCGCTAAACTACCAGGAGTATTGAAAGTCTCACTGTTGGGCGCTGCTACTGCAATTCCCCTAAATCCCTCAAATGTGAGTCCAGCAGCCATTCCCCAAGCAGGTGCAACATTAGTCAGATTTAACGGCCAAGATGCACTGGCATTTCAGGTAATTAAACGCGGTAGCGCTAACACCTTAGAAGTAGTAAGTCGAGTTGAAAAAGAAGTCCAAAGGCTACGTTCTACCCTCAAGGATGTCAAACTCACCTTAGCTGCTACCCAAGCAGAATATATCCGCCAAGCCACCCAGTCAACTATCGATGCTTTGCTAGAAGCAGTTTTGTTGTCCATCGTGGTAATTTTTCCTTTTTTGTGGAATTGGCGAGCCACCCTAATTTCTGCACTGGCAATTCCTACGTCTTTATTGGCGACATTTATCGTCATGGCAATTTTCGGTTTCAACTTAGAAACCATTACGCTGTTAGCTTTAGCTTTAGTAATTGGGAGTATTGTTGATGATGCGATCGTGGATGTGGAAAACATCATGCGACACATTGAAGATGGGGAAACTCCTCGTCAAGCAGCGCTTTTAGCAACCAATGAAATTGGATTAACAGTCACCGCCGCCACCTTGACAGCAGTAGCAGTTTTTCTACCCATAGGTTTGATGGGTGGAGTAATTGGGCAGTTTTTCAAGCCTTTCGGCATCACTGTTTCAGCAGCGATGCTTGCTTCTATGTTAGTTGCTCGGACTTTATCTCCAGTTCTGGCTATTTACTGGTTAAAACCTAAATCCTCGCTCTCCCCACGTCAAGAAGCAAAAATTTGGGTGGCGTTTACCCAAGCTTACAAAAACTTGCTGAGTTGGTCTTTGAATCACCGGAAGATAGTTATCGGATTAGCTGTCCTCAGTTTCATTGCAGGTATAGCACTGATTCCACTCATTCCCAAAGGGTTTATTCCTAAACTCGATCGCGGCGAATTCAATATTGCTTATACTGCTCCTTTACCGAGTATCCCCGATTTGGGCAGAGGGGGACAAGGGGGACAAGGGGGACAAGGGGGACAAGGAGGACAAGGGGGACAAGGAGGACAAGGGGGACAAGGAGGACAAGGGGGACAAGGAGGACAAGGGGGACAAGGGAGTAATAATAATATTCCCAATCCCCAATCCCCAATCCCCAATCCCCAATCCCCAATTCCCAATCCCCAATCCCCAATCCCCAATCCCCAATCCCCAATCCCCAACCCATTAAACGATTCTCTTCAGGTTGCGAAAAAACTAGAAGATGTAGTCAGAAAATCACCAGCAGTTGAAACGGTATTTACTACTGTTGGTTCTCGTGAGGGTGAGCCAAACAAAGGCACACTATATATAAAGTTAAAGGAAGACCGTGCGATCGCAACTGGAGAACTACAAGATCAATTGCGCTCCTCTTTACCAATCCTTCCTGGGGTAACTACCAGTGTGGAAGATATTCAATTTGTCGATTCTGGGGGTCAAAAACCTCTGCAAATAGCTTTAAGTGGTGACGATCTCCAAGCCTTAAGTAAAGCAGTCAAGGCAATTAAAGAAAGAATTCAAAGACTACCGGGATTTGCTGATGTCACAGTTACAGGTGAAACGAATCCACAGGGTAAGGTTGTTCAAATCGAGCGGCTGAATAATCAGCGAGTTGCTTATGTTAGTGCGAATCTTGGTAAGGATTTATCTTTAGGTGATGCTACTGATAAAGTGGTAGCGGAAGCAAAGGCGGTGTTACCCTCTAACGTTTCCTTAGATTTAGGAGGAGACTCTGCTAACCAAGGTGAAGTTTTTAGCAGTTTCGGCAGTACTTTGGCTTTATCTGCCCTGTGTATTGTTGTGGTACTATTTTTGCTGTTCAAAACCTGGGTAGACCCTCTGGTGATTGGTGTCTCTTTACCTTTAGCACTGGTGGGGGCAATGTTGGCATTACTGATTACCAAGAGCGATTTTGGTATGATCTCATTGATTGGTTTCGTCTTTTTGCTGGGGCTGGCCAATAAAAATGCCATCTTGCTTGTGGATTATATCAACCAGTTACGCAATGCTGGTACAGAACGCACCGAGGCGATCCTGAACACAGGAATAGTGCGCCTCAGACCAATTATGATGACTACCGCCTCCACTATTTTGGGAATGCTACCGATCGCATTAGGTTTGGGTGCTGGTTCGGAATTGCGATCGCCTATGGCTGTAGCGATCGCTGGTGGACTCGTAACTTCAACTATCCTCAGCTTAATTGTCGTGCCGGTAGTCTACACCGTTTTAGATGATTGGTTTCCCCGATTTAAAAAGAGAGGGACAGCTTGA